A window of Clostridium sp. 'White wine YQ' contains these coding sequences:
- the hcp gene encoding hydroxylamine reductase yields MFCYQCQETAGCSGCTIKGVCGKTPELAGLQDVLIYATKGLSEVTTKAREEGIKIAAEVDHYVTINLFTTITNANFDNEVFYKRIKETLNIKNELIEKLSNKADLSEAALWTATTNEEIDAKAPTVGVLATENEDVRSLRELITYGLKGMSAYLKHANALDYDNSEINAFLQKALSKTLDDKLSAEELIALTLETGKVGVDAMALLDGANTGTYGNPEITKVNIGVGKNPGILISGHDLKDIEELLKQTEGTGVDVYTHSEMLPAHYYPAFKKYSHFVGNYGNAWWKQNEEFESFNGPILMTTNCIVPPRASYKDRLFTTGASGFEGCKHIEAGVNGQAKDFSEIIELAKKCQAPTEIETGEIIGGFAHNQVFALADKVVDAVKSGAIKKFFVMAGCDGRAKSRQYYTDFAKAIPNDTVILTAGCAKYKYNKLELGDIGGIPRVLDAGQCNDSYSLALIALKLKEVFELEDINELPIAFNIAWYEQKAVIVLLSLLYLGVKNIHLGPTLPAFLSPNVAKVLVENFGIGGITNVEDDVKMFMEM; encoded by the coding sequence ATGTTTTGTTATCAATGTCAAGAAACCGCTGGATGCAGTGGATGTACAATAAAAGGAGTTTGTGGAAAGACTCCAGAACTTGCAGGTTTACAAGATGTTTTAATTTATGCAACTAAAGGGCTTTCAGAAGTCACTACAAAAGCAAGAGAAGAAGGAATAAAGATTGCAGCAGAAGTAGATCATTATGTAACAATAAATCTATTCACTACAATCACAAATGCAAACTTTGATAATGAAGTATTCTACAAGAGAATAAAAGAAACCCTTAATATAAAAAATGAACTAATTGAAAAGTTATCAAATAAAGCTGATTTAAGCGAAGCTGCATTATGGACAGCTACAACTAATGAAGAAATTGATGCAAAAGCACCAACAGTTGGAGTATTAGCAACTGAAAATGAAGATGTTAGAAGTTTAAGAGAATTAATTACTTATGGATTAAAAGGTATGTCTGCTTACTTAAAGCATGCTAATGCTTTAGATTATGACAATTCTGAAATTAATGCATTCTTACAAAAAGCGTTAAGTAAAACATTAGATGATAAATTATCAGCAGAAGAATTAATAGCTTTAACATTAGAAACTGGTAAAGTTGGAGTTGACGCTATGGCGTTACTAGATGGGGCAAACACTGGAACTTACGGAAATCCAGAAATAACAAAAGTAAACATTGGAGTTGGAAAGAACCCAGGAATACTTATTTCAGGACATGATTTAAAGGATATAGAAGAATTATTAAAGCAAACAGAAGGAACTGGAGTAGATGTATACACTCACTCAGAAATGTTACCAGCTCACTACTACCCAGCATTTAAGAAATACTCACACTTCGTAGGAAACTATGGAAATGCATGGTGGAAACAAAATGAAGAATTCGAAAGCTTTAATGGACCAATACTGATGACAACAAACTGTATTGTACCTCCAAGAGCTTCATATAAAGATAGATTATTTACAACTGGAGCATCAGGTTTTGAAGGTTGCAAGCACATTGAAGCAGGAGTTAATGGACAAGCAAAAGATTTCTCAGAAATCATTGAATTAGCTAAAAAGTGTCAAGCTCCAACTGAAATAGAAACAGGAGAAATTATCGGAGGATTTGCACATAACCAAGTATTTGCGTTAGCAGATAAGGTAGTAGATGCAGTTAAATCAGGTGCAATTAAGAAATTCTTCGTAATGGCAGGTTGTGATGGAAGAGCTAAGAGCAGACAATACTATACTGATTTTGCAAAAGCAATCCCTAACGATACAGTTATCTTAACAGCTGGATGTGCTAAATATAAATATAATAAGTTAGAATTAGGCGATATTGGAGGAATTCCAAGAGTATTAGATGCTGGACAATGTAACGATTCATACTCATTAGCATTAATAGCATTAAAATTAAAAGAAGTATTTGAATTAGAAGATATAAATGAATTACCAATAGCATTCAACATTGCATGGTATGAACAAAAGGCTGTAATAGTATTATTAAGCTTACTATACTTAGGTGTAAAGAACATTCACTTAGGACCAACATTACCAGCATTCCTTTCACCAAATGTAGCTAAAGTTTTAGTTGAAAACTTTGGTATCGGTGGAATAACAAATGTAGAAGATGATGTTAAAATGTTCATGGAAATGTAA
- a CDS encoding class I SAM-dependent methyltransferase has translation MNSVNYFNSIASSWNEIRTGYFKEEVRNVALSKVDIKDKIVADLGCGTGFISLEAVKTSKIVFPVDISKNMLKELYSFAKSKNYNNIFPIKGGMEEIPLFDESIDVVFTNMALHHVENPFKAIEEFNRILKQNGKVVITDVEEHHGEWAREEMFDIWLGFSHEQIEEWMVKAGFKNVSVNSTGLECKGVSSKGEYTQTGIFLAYGEK, from the coding sequence ATGAACTCAGTTAATTATTTTAATAGTATTGCCAGCTCTTGGAATGAAATTAGGACAGGTTATTTTAAAGAAGAGGTTCGAAATGTAGCATTAAGTAAGGTAGATATAAAGGACAAAATAGTAGCAGATTTAGGATGTGGAACGGGATTTATTTCACTAGAAGCAGTAAAAACTTCAAAGATAGTTTTTCCAGTAGATATTTCTAAGAATATGCTGAAAGAACTATATAGCTTTGCTAAAAGCAAAAACTACAACAATATTTTTCCTATAAAAGGTGGAATGGAGGAAATACCTTTATTCGACGAATCGATAGATGTGGTCTTTACTAATATGGCACTTCACCATGTAGAAAATCCATTTAAAGCAATTGAAGAGTTTAATAGAATATTAAAGCAGAATGGAAAAGTTGTAATTACAGATGTAGAAGAACATCATGGAGAATGGGCTAGAGAAGAAATGTTTGATATTTGGTTAGGTTTTTCACATGAGCAGATAGAAGAATGGATGGTAAAGGCAGGATTTAAAAATGTTAGTGTAAACTCAACGGGGCTAGAATGCAAAGGTGTATCTTCAAAAGGTGAATATACACAAACAGGAATTTTTTTAGCATATGGGGAAAAATAA
- a CDS encoding trans-sulfuration enzyme family protein, translating to MKIDSLVIHGGISSDKATGAVNVPVYLSSTFKQPEFGVNLGYEYARTGNPTRESVEKLISDLEGGVRGFAFASGMAATSTVLNLFKSGDRILINNNLYGGTFRVIDKVFSNFGLKYDIVEDFNTFDFSTISEDVKGVFIETPTNPLLSITDIKRVAEEAKKRNLTVIVDNTFMTPYFQNPLSLGADIVVHSATKYLGGHSDVVAGLAVTNNTEIAERLAFLQNSIGAVLPPFDSYLLVRGIKTLSVRLDKHADNAQKIAEYLKAHEAIEEVFYPGLKDHPGHEIQKAQARGFGGVVSFKLKEGYDFKKFINSLELITFGESLGGIESLLCHPASMTHAALPVELRERIGIKDNLLRISVGIENFEDLRDEIEQAIINSKEEK from the coding sequence ATGAAAATTGATTCATTAGTAATTCACGGAGGAATTTCATCAGACAAGGCAACAGGAGCGGTAAATGTACCAGTATATCTTTCTTCAACATTTAAACAACCAGAATTTGGGGTAAATCTTGGATATGAATATGCAAGAACAGGTAACCCAACAAGAGAGTCAGTAGAAAAGTTAATAAGTGACCTAGAAGGTGGAGTAAGAGGGTTTGCATTTGCTTCTGGTATGGCAGCTACATCTACTGTATTAAATTTATTTAAATCAGGAGATAGAATTCTAATTAATAATAATCTATATGGAGGAACTTTTAGAGTAATAGATAAAGTATTTTCAAACTTTGGGCTTAAATATGACATAGTTGAAGATTTTAATACTTTTGATTTTTCTACTATATCAGAGGATGTTAAAGGAGTATTTATAGAAACTCCGACCAACCCATTATTATCTATTACTGATATTAAGAGAGTTGCAGAAGAAGCTAAAAAGAGAAATTTAACTGTTATAGTTGATAATACTTTTATGACTCCATATTTTCAAAATCCACTAAGTTTAGGAGCAGACATCGTAGTACATTCTGCTACAAAATACTTAGGAGGACATTCAGATGTAGTTGCAGGTCTTGCAGTTACAAATAACACTGAAATTGCTGAAAGATTAGCCTTTTTACAAAATTCAATTGGAGCAGTACTTCCTCCATTTGATTCTTATTTATTAGTAAGAGGAATAAAAACATTAAGTGTTAGATTAGATAAGCATGCAGATAATGCTCAAAAGATAGCAGAATATCTTAAAGCACATGAGGCTATTGAAGAAGTATTTTATCCAGGTTTAAAGGATCACCCAGGTCATGAAATACAAAAAGCTCAGGCAAGAGGTTTTGGAGGAGTTGTTTCATTTAAGTTAAAAGAAGGATATGATTTTAAGAAATTTATTAATTCATTAGAATTAATAACATTTGGAGAAAGCTTAGGAGGAATTGAATCATTATTATGCCATCCTGCTTCCATGACTCATGCAGCACTACCAGTTGAGCTTAGAGAAAGAATAGGAATAAAAGATAATTTATTAAGAATTTCAGTTGGAATAGAAAACTTTGAAGATTTAAGAGATGAAATTGAACAAGCAATAATTAATAGTAAAGAGGAAAAATAA
- a CDS encoding PLP-dependent cysteine synthase family protein, which produces MKYANSIVDLIGDTPLIKINNFDIKDGVNIFAKLEGQNPGGSTKDRIGLYMIEKAEKEGILKPGDTIIEATAGNTGIGIAIGALNKGYNIKFVIPEKFSVEKQTILKALGAELIITPKEEGMTGACEVAEKLLKEIPNSISLKQFENDANPIAHYETTGKEIYRDLEGNIDYFVAGAGSGGTFTGVLKYLKEKDPSIKGVLADPYGSTIGGGEEGCYRIEGIGNNFIPKTLDKHYIDLVKKISDEEAFYYTKELAKKEGILVGSSSGAAMAAAYKLSQEIEEGNIVVIFPDRGDRYFSKNIYD; this is translated from the coding sequence ATGAAGTATGCTAATAGTATTGTTGATTTAATAGGAGATACACCGTTAATTAAAATTAATAATTTTGATATAAAAGATGGTGTAAATATTTTTGCTAAACTAGAAGGACAAAATCCAGGAGGAAGCACAAAGGACAGAATTGGATTATATATGATAGAAAAAGCAGAAAAAGAAGGCATATTAAAACCCGGAGATACTATTATAGAAGCAACTGCAGGGAATACAGGAATTGGAATAGCTATCGGTGCATTAAACAAGGGTTATAACATTAAATTTGTTATACCTGAGAAATTTTCAGTTGAAAAGCAAACAATATTAAAAGCTTTAGGAGCAGAACTAATCATTACTCCAAAGGAAGAGGGAATGACAGGTGCCTGTGAAGTGGCTGAAAAATTACTGAAGGAAATTCCAAACAGTATTTCGTTAAAGCAGTTTGAAAATGATGCTAATCCAATCGCTCATTATGAGACAACAGGAAAAGAAATTTATAGAGATCTAGAAGGAAATATAGATTACTTTGTAGCTGGTGCAGGTAGTGGAGGAACTTTTACTGGAGTATTAAAATACCTTAAAGAGAAAGATCCAAGCATCAAGGGAGTACTAGCTGATCCATATGGCTCCACTATTGGTGGAGGAGAAGAAGGATGTTATAGGATAGAGGGAATAGGAAATAATTTTATTCCTAAAACCTTAGATAAGCATTATATAGATTTAGTAAAAAAGATAAGTGATGAAGAAGCCTTTTATTATACAAAAGAACTGGCTAAAAAAGAAGGAATATTAGTTGGCTCATCATCAGGAGCAGCAATGGCAGCTGCATATAAACTTTCACAAGAAATAGAAGAAGGAAATATAGTGGTAATTTTTCCGGACAGAGGAGATAGATATTTCTCCAAAAATATTTATGATTAG
- a CDS encoding GerAB/ArcD/ProY family transporter, producing MNKETLSNTQAICTMNLFLMGSTLLLGAGGQAKNDNWISIILAILLVIPITYVYSKIISLFPDKNIFDIFNILFGKVIAKLLTAIYTWYFFHLGVLVLRNFGEFLTTQAMPETPMLVPIITLTLLCIWAVKSGLEAVGRSSKILFLTCIVVIVIIQFLALSKESLPNIKPILKNGWNPVLSGAFSAFSFPFAEIIAFIGLPYFYKEKVKPFKVLLISILGSGLLILVIAFRNILVLGPNNLTNTYFPSYIAVSRIHVGDFLQRIEVSVSITFVSSVFIKISICLMAASNGLKALFGLSSYKTIVFQLGLLMAYFSYFIYGNIMQMVFWALNIYQYYAFPFQVIIPILVLLVAEKKKSKLITNN from the coding sequence ATGAATAAAGAAACCTTATCTAATACCCAAGCTATATGCACTATGAATTTATTTCTAATGGGAAGCACCTTATTACTAGGTGCTGGAGGGCAAGCAAAAAATGATAACTGGATTTCAATTATTTTAGCAATATTATTGGTAATTCCAATAACTTATGTTTATAGCAAAATAATATCATTATTCCCTGATAAGAATATTTTCGATATTTTTAACATCTTATTTGGTAAAGTAATTGCAAAACTTCTTACCGCTATATATACTTGGTACTTTTTTCATCTTGGTGTACTTGTTCTCCGTAATTTTGGAGAATTTTTAACTACTCAAGCTATGCCTGAAACACCGATGCTTGTACCTATTATTACATTAACACTTTTATGTATTTGGGCAGTTAAATCCGGACTTGAGGCAGTAGGTAGAAGTTCTAAGATTCTTTTTTTGACTTGCATTGTAGTAATAGTAATAATACAATTTCTTGCACTCTCAAAAGAGTCATTACCTAATATAAAGCCTATACTTAAGAACGGATGGAATCCCGTACTTTCAGGAGCCTTTTCAGCTTTTTCTTTTCCTTTTGCAGAAATTATAGCATTTATTGGTTTACCTTATTTTTATAAAGAGAAGGTTAAACCATTTAAGGTTTTATTAATTTCTATTTTAGGTTCAGGTCTTCTTATATTAGTTATAGCCTTTAGAAATATATTAGTTTTAGGTCCAAATAACCTAACTAATACCTATTTCCCTTCATATATAGCTGTTAGTAGAATTCATGTTGGTGACTTTCTTCAAAGAATTGAAGTATCTGTTTCAATAACTTTTGTTTCTTCTGTATTTATTAAGATTAGCATTTGTTTAATGGCTGCTAGCAATGGATTAAAAGCTTTGTTTGGATTAAGTTCTTATAAAACAATAGTTTTTCAATTAGGGTTACTTATGGCTTACTTCTCATATTTTATTTATGGAAATATAATGCAAATGGTTTTTTGGGCCTTAAATATATATCAATATTATGCTTTTCCATTTCAAGTTATAATTCCTATCCTTGTTTTATTAGTTGCTGAAAAGAAGAAATCAAAACTTATCACAAATAATTAA
- a CDS encoding Ger(x)C family spore germination protein, which translates to MVKIKSFKLLALLLSIFLFTSTLSGCWNYREIESLIVVSGIAIDKNPETNKIEVTTEFVDIKSGKEIKTEPKTITISGDTMFEIARKLITISGKRAYWSHAQVMILSETIAREGLAKIIDWYVRDAETRTDIYVCVSKEKTAKEILFAHAFTKAIVSFELASTLKNENSVSTAPLIDLWDYISDLKQEGRNAILPTVQLKGKGKEATPYVDGTAIFKADKLIATISGESSQYLLFANDKVKGGILTLGRTPEDEARSISLEIFKNKSKVKPILSNNEVEIQILIKTKVALAEIEYFEQFSSEEVRKEIEERANIMLQNNVEGVIKRLQQEYDADVFGFGEKIEKDMPNVWNSIKDDWPNKFKNLKVSVKSDIKIKNSATTNTPIEMGD; encoded by the coding sequence GTGGTAAAAATTAAATCCTTTAAATTACTTGCTTTACTACTTTCTATATTTTTATTTACCTCCACTCTCTCTGGCTGCTGGAATTATAGAGAAATTGAATCACTGATAGTAGTTTCTGGTATTGCCATTGATAAAAATCCTGAAACCAACAAAATTGAAGTCACTACAGAATTTGTAGATATTAAATCAGGTAAAGAAATAAAAACTGAACCAAAAACAATTACTATTTCTGGGGATACCATGTTTGAGATTGCAAGAAAATTAATAACTATTTCCGGCAAACGTGCATATTGGAGTCATGCACAGGTAATGATTTTAAGTGAAACTATTGCTAGAGAAGGCTTAGCTAAGATTATAGATTGGTATGTACGTGATGCTGAAACTAGAACAGATATCTATGTATGCGTATCAAAAGAGAAAACTGCAAAAGAAATATTATTTGCCCATGCATTTACAAAAGCAATTGTGTCTTTTGAGCTAGCAAGTACTCTGAAAAATGAAAATAGCGTATCTACTGCTCCTCTAATCGATTTATGGGATTATATTTCCGATTTGAAACAAGAAGGAAGAAATGCTATACTTCCCACTGTTCAATTAAAAGGTAAAGGTAAAGAAGCCACTCCTTACGTTGATGGAACAGCCATATTTAAAGCTGATAAATTAATAGCAACAATTAGCGGAGAAAGCTCTCAATACTTATTATTTGCTAATGATAAGGTAAAAGGAGGAATTTTAACCCTAGGGAGAACTCCTGAAGATGAAGCTCGTTCAATATCTTTAGAAATATTTAAAAACAAATCTAAAGTTAAACCAATACTATCAAATAATGAAGTAGAGATACAAATTCTTATAAAAACTAAAGTAGCTTTAGCTGAAATTGAATACTTCGAACAATTCTCCTCTGAAGAGGTAAGAAAAGAAATAGAAGAAAGGGCAAATATAATGCTTCAAAATAATGTTGAGGGAGTAATAAAAAGACTGCAACAAGAGTATGATGCGGATGTTTTCGGATTTGGGGAAAAAATTGAAAAGGATATGCCTAATGTATGGAACAGTATTAAAGATGACTGGCCTAATAAGTTTAAAAACTTAAAGGTAAGTGTAAAATCAGATATTAAAATAAAAAACAGTGCAACTACAAATACTCCAATCGAGATGGGGGACTAA
- a CDS encoding spore germination protein: protein MVKNSKKSKSSNESLLTDNRILDKSLDNNITLIKGIFQNDDTLITRRIENYSNSKLKGCLFFIQGMINSDYLSESIIKPFLKLNEPDSNANFVDLLETKVIFSNAIKKTNELDKILEAILIGDTALLLDGYSDALVISSRDWEKRPISEPDTEKVVRGPREGFGESLVVNLSMLRRKIQNPSLKFEFRKFGTETHTKACICYIDGIAPKEILDELNSRLSKIDLDSILDSQYIQEFLNDARISPFETVGSTERPDTVAGKLLEGRIAILVDGTPFALTIPFLFIEYFQVNEDYYNNYIYMSFNRILRIIAAFLTVSVPAIYLSFVTYNQEMIPTPLLLSIYSSRESIPSPTVVECILMLLVFEILRETGTRLPSAIGQTTSIVGALVLGQAAVDARLVSAPIVIVVALTGITGLLNIKNSAATVLLRAIFLLSSAFLGIYGYIFTLLGLIIHLMSIKSFGVPYMLTIGSIKPEYIKDVIVRTPWWYSTVHPFFISIKHKKKRGGKN, encoded by the coding sequence ATGGTGAAAAACTCCAAAAAGAGTAAATCCTCTAATGAATCCTTACTTACTGACAATAGGATACTTGATAAATCTTTAGATAATAATATTACACTAATTAAAGGAATATTTCAGAATGATGATACATTGATTACTAGGCGAATAGAGAATTACTCCAATAGCAAGTTGAAGGGCTGCTTATTTTTTATACAAGGTATGATTAATAGTGATTATTTAAGTGAAAGTATTATAAAGCCATTCTTAAAACTTAATGAACCTGATAGTAATGCAAATTTTGTAGATTTACTTGAAACTAAAGTAATCTTTTCTAACGCCATAAAAAAAACAAATGAACTTGATAAAATTCTAGAAGCAATCCTTATTGGAGATACTGCCCTTCTTTTAGATGGATATAGTGATGCACTTGTAATATCTTCGAGGGATTGGGAAAAAAGGCCAATATCAGAACCCGATACAGAAAAAGTTGTTAGAGGGCCAAGAGAAGGTTTTGGAGAGTCATTAGTTGTTAATTTATCTATGCTTAGAAGAAAAATTCAGAATCCTAGTCTTAAATTTGAATTTAGAAAATTTGGAACAGAAACTCATACAAAGGCCTGTATTTGTTATATAGATGGAATTGCTCCAAAAGAAATTTTGGATGAATTAAACTCTAGATTAAGTAAAATAGATCTTGATAGCATCTTAGATTCCCAATATATTCAGGAATTTTTAAACGATGCTCGTATTTCTCCTTTTGAAACTGTTGGTAGTACAGAAAGACCTGATACTGTAGCTGGTAAACTACTAGAAGGACGAATTGCTATCTTAGTTGATGGTACTCCATTTGCATTAACAATTCCATTTTTATTTATCGAATATTTCCAAGTAAATGAAGATTATTATAATAACTATATATATATGTCTTTTAATAGGATACTTAGAATAATTGCAGCCTTTTTAACTGTGAGCGTACCAGCAATATATTTATCCTTTGTTACTTATAACCAAGAAATGATACCTACTCCCTTACTTTTGAGTATTTACTCTTCTAGGGAAAGTATACCATCTCCTACAGTTGTAGAATGTATCCTAATGCTCCTAGTATTTGAAATACTAAGGGAGACTGGTACAAGACTTCCTTCCGCTATTGGTCAAACAACTAGTATTGTTGGGGCATTAGTATTGGGGCAAGCGGCTGTTGATGCAAGATTAGTAAGCGCTCCTATTGTTATAGTTGTTGCTTTAACTGGAATAACTGGTCTCCTAAATATTAAAAATAGTGCTGCTACCGTACTACTAAGAGCTATTTTTTTATTGTCATCAGCCTTTTTAGGGATATATGGATATATTTTCACTCTTTTAGGGCTAATTATACATTTGATGAGTATAAAATCCTTTGGCGTACCTTATATGCTAACTATTGGATCAATAAAGCCAGAGTATATTAAAGACGTAATTGTTAGAACTCCTTGGTGGTATTCAACAGTACATCCATTTTTCATTTCAATAAAGCATAAAAAGAAAAGGGGTGGTAAAAATTAA
- a CDS encoding methyl-accepting chemotaxis protein: MNNPISDNEILNSFNLLLPYLPSMFDDDVALGITDTTTYLKYQSSPTLDLRITVGDKIPNSGGAYDAISSGQTLVKDVPKEVYGVAFRSYAIPIKNESNEVVGCLLIGRSLAKKNEVVSLAKTLSSSLSQISQAVSTLSTGVQDVVNMNTDISQMVQEADASSKDTDDILKFIQGISNQTNMLGLNAAIEASRAGELGRGFAVVATEIRKLSSSTSESIRKIDTVLKSINETVTAINGRVTESNNIFQDQVATLEEIAASIEELNVSSQVLTNLSEKI; the protein is encoded by the coding sequence ATGAATAATCCAATCTCTGACAATGAAATACTAAATTCCTTCAATCTACTTCTCCCATACTTACCAAGTATGTTTGATGATGATGTTGCACTTGGAATTACAGACACTACTACATATTTAAAATATCAAAGTTCACCTACACTAGACTTACGAATCACCGTGGGAGACAAGATACCAAATAGTGGTGGCGCTTATGACGCAATTAGTTCTGGACAAACTCTTGTAAAAGATGTACCTAAAGAAGTATATGGGGTTGCTTTTAGATCTTATGCAATCCCAATAAAAAATGAAAGCAATGAAGTTGTTGGATGTCTTCTTATAGGTAGAAGCTTAGCCAAAAAGAATGAAGTCGTTTCTCTTGCAAAAACACTTTCATCCTCTTTAAGTCAAATATCGCAAGCAGTTAGTACTCTTTCAACTGGAGTTCAGGATGTGGTGAATATGAACACTGATATTTCTCAAATGGTTCAAGAAGCTGATGCCTCATCAAAGGATACAGATGATATCTTAAAATTCATACAAGGAATTTCAAATCAAACAAACATGTTAGGATTAAATGCTGCTATTGAAGCATCAAGGGCTGGAGAACTTGGTAGGGGATTCGCAGTGGTAGCTACTGAAATTAGGAAGCTCTCATCTTCTACTAGTGAATCTATACGAAAAATAGATACGGTTTTAAAAAGCATAAATGAAACAGTTACTGCAATAAATGGCAGGGTAACTGAATCAAATAACATTTTTCAAGATCAAGTAGCAACTCTTGAAGAAATTGCTGCATCTATAGAAGAATTAAATGTTTCTTCTCAAGTTCTTACTAATCTATCTGAGAAAATATAA
- the rbr gene encoding rubrerythrin, whose amino-acid sequence MSLKGTETAKNLLASFAGESQARNRYTYYASVAKKQGYLQIAEIFLETAEQEKEHAKRFFKFLAEDYKDEAIEITASYPVSLSTETVDNLKSAAAGENEEWTDLYPKFAEIARKEGFQDVALAYDNISKVENFHEKRYRKLVESIEKGQVFEKDEAVLWKCSNCGFIYEGKKAPLKCPACLHDQKYFRILEENY is encoded by the coding sequence ATGTCATTAAAAGGTACAGAAACAGCAAAAAATCTACTTGCATCATTTGCAGGGGAATCACAAGCAAGAAATAGGTACACCTATTATGCAAGTGTTGCAAAAAAACAAGGATATCTTCAAATTGCCGAAATTTTTCTTGAAACTGCAGAACAAGAAAAAGAACATGCTAAAAGATTCTTTAAGTTTTTAGCAGAAGATTATAAAGATGAAGCAATTGAAATTACAGCTTCATATCCAGTTTCACTTTCTACAGAAACAGTGGACAACCTAAAATCTGCTGCTGCTGGTGAAAATGAAGAATGGACAGATTTATATCCTAAGTTTGCTGAGATTGCAAGAAAAGAAGGTTTTCAAGATGTAGCTTTGGCTTACGATAATATTAGTAAAGTAGAAAATTTCCATGAAAAAAGATATAGAAAATTAGTTGAAAGTATTGAAAAAGGCCAAGTATTTGAAAAAGATGAGGCAGTGTTATGGAAGTGTAGTAATTGCGGATTCATATATGAAGGAAAGAAAGCTCCGCTTAAATGCCCTGCTTGCTTACATGACCAAAAGTATTTTAGAATTTTAGAAGAAAATTATTAA
- a CDS encoding restriction endonuclease gives MKRRLNKIQKMRRFIIFLYLIIFIYFYIYKKQKVLPIVALILIILFYVNFKNRRIEKLRNATFNEIDIMSGEEFEEYLQVKFKDLGYKCKLTPRTADYGADLILKNFKGKKVVQAKRWKSIVGVEAIQQVVASMRYYKATEAMVVTNSYYSENAKKLAKVNNVLLWDRRDIDKLIKEKYEGECPSCGGKLVLRKGPYGEFLGCSNYPKCTYKEKI, from the coding sequence ATGAAAAGAAGATTAAATAAAATACAAAAGATGCGAAGATTTATTATATTTTTATACTTAATAATTTTTATATATTTTTATATATACAAAAAACAGAAAGTGTTACCTATAGTTGCGTTAATTCTAATTATTCTATTTTATGTTAATTTCAAAAATAGAAGAATTGAGAAACTAAGAAATGCTACTTTTAATGAAATTGATATTATGTCTGGGGAAGAATTTGAAGAGTATCTTCAAGTGAAATTTAAGGATTTAGGTTACAAATGTAAATTAACCCCTAGAACTGCTGATTATGGTGCAGATCTTATACTGAAAAATTTTAAGGGGAAAAAGGTTGTTCAGGCTAAACGTTGGAAAAGTATAGTTGGAGTAGAAGCAATTCAGCAAGTTGTGGCATCAATGAGATATTATAAAGCTACAGAAGCTATGGTGGTTACTAATAGTTACTATAGTGAAAATGCAAAAAAACTAGCCAAGGTGAATAATGTATTACTTTGGGATAGAAGAGATATAGATAAGTTAATTAAAGAAAAATATGAGGGTGAATGTCCAAGTTGCGGAGGAAAACTAGTATTAAGAAAGGGACCATATGGAGAATTTTTAGGTTGTTCCAATTACCCCAAATGTACATATAAAGAAAAAATATAA